In Oligoflexus sp., a single window of DNA contains:
- a CDS encoding alpha-amylase family glycosyl hydrolase: MKYSQLLVHALLIGNIAGGCSWIHKKGERTSKDAPLPPVCDAETDPDCSPKPPQETSFALGETVPDSKGIKTSIGKKDDINGSGQVVAPGVNEVKTLYGADRAIDWSGLDFIQKQKTASESKDEETILQAFNMSYNYIYEQLDELKDAGYSIIQISPPQKTLNQYGIWWELYQPLDHRVFENKLGTEEELRKLVKGAHDRGLRVIADVVLNHMADPLRVAPQDPLRYSNLYQPEDFLNYDIFLDHVRYKFEVLAGDVNEIEYFYSPDRALYKKFTAFLKERGQSSQDVLRDQDSRMVYETAFVRKVMPWMYSDLERLTRDQGVTISWKGDYPSCTQFGQAVDCASNSSFKSTFTSLFGKGALIVRSYYYELTADKHPIYQNEWDSLEKVAVKWYPGLPSLDKRSSVVQGTHVDLLEKMVRLGIDGFRLDAVKHIPQEYFSGLVTQLKDRLQGEDLVVDGVNVLQKPLYVYGEMATSKADIANLYRQNMDVTDFFLLDTYMYTTVFDESFDLYGRGEENLQKLRRSALEKSLKAGNNKNWQVALYPEGASKAESSFTLNDFSAERFHKNLKQAIRFSRIHDSVVGDMFIIKNYQQAMLGHAYMLTATDGRVLVYGSDENVKVNAGADYKEKVVLAANRFRQEAGRLPYSDRFQGKDFCDNCERNDLLFVDRGDQALAILYSGEEALALKNLKFPSLKAGCYVELMSGRRFEVKADQSVLRPRSSTEPTLPGRSAAFILPAACEDKEVLADISFTRETGKTAQAELPEYPVYLMGSFNSWSVDAAYELEPLDDSCLGATVAMRAGQKIFKFADAGWKKLDIGSRDGNALVWNQETRTLNKFGELNETPGNLVLELSEDQNVTIKLCQPTTTFPKLTVTAAAK, encoded by the coding sequence ATGAAATACTCGCAACTCCTCGTTCATGCCCTGCTCATCGGCAACATCGCCGGGGGCTGCTCCTGGATTCACAAAAAAGGCGAGCGCACGTCCAAAGATGCGCCGCTGCCTCCTGTCTGCGATGCCGAGACAGACCCTGACTGCAGCCCTAAACCGCCGCAGGAAACGTCGTTTGCGCTCGGTGAAACCGTGCCGGACAGCAAAGGCATCAAGACCAGCATCGGCAAAAAAGATGATATCAATGGATCCGGTCAGGTCGTGGCCCCAGGCGTCAATGAAGTGAAGACGCTCTATGGTGCTGACCGCGCCATCGATTGGTCGGGACTTGATTTTATTCAGAAGCAGAAAACGGCGTCTGAATCCAAGGATGAAGAAACCATACTTCAGGCCTTCAATATGTCCTATAACTATATTTATGAGCAGCTGGACGAACTGAAGGATGCTGGATATTCCATCATTCAGATCTCGCCCCCCCAAAAAACTCTGAATCAGTACGGCATCTGGTGGGAACTCTATCAGCCGCTCGATCACCGCGTCTTCGAAAACAAACTGGGTACCGAAGAGGAACTGCGGAAGCTCGTGAAAGGCGCTCATGACCGCGGGCTGCGCGTGATTGCCGACGTGGTCCTGAACCACATGGCCGATCCTCTGCGCGTCGCGCCTCAGGATCCTTTGCGCTATAGCAACCTTTACCAGCCCGAAGACTTTTTGAACTATGACATCTTCCTGGACCATGTGCGTTATAAGTTCGAAGTCCTGGCCGGCGATGTGAATGAGATCGAATATTTCTATTCACCGGATCGCGCGCTTTATAAAAAGTTCACAGCCTTTTTGAAGGAACGGGGACAGAGCAGCCAGGACGTTCTGAGAGATCAGGACAGTCGCATGGTTTATGAAACGGCTTTCGTCCGTAAGGTGATGCCGTGGATGTATTCCGACCTGGAACGCCTGACCCGCGATCAGGGCGTGACCATCAGCTGGAAAGGGGACTACCCCAGCTGTACCCAGTTCGGCCAGGCGGTGGACTGCGCAAGCAACAGCAGCTTCAAAAGCACCTTCACCTCGCTCTTTGGCAAGGGCGCGCTCATCGTACGTTCCTACTACTATGAGCTGACGGCCGACAAGCATCCCATCTATCAAAATGAATGGGACAGCCTCGAAAAAGTCGCCGTGAAGTGGTACCCCGGCCTTCCCTCGCTCGATAAACGCAGCAGCGTGGTGCAGGGAACCCATGTGGACCTTCTGGAAAAAATGGTGCGCCTCGGCATCGATGGTTTCCGTCTGGATGCTGTGAAGCACATTCCCCAGGAGTATTTCTCGGGTCTCGTCACACAGCTGAAAGATCGCCTGCAGGGTGAAGACCTTGTTGTCGATGGCGTGAATGTTCTGCAAAAGCCGCTCTATGTTTACGGTGAAATGGCTACCAGCAAAGCGGATATTGCCAACCTCTACCGTCAGAACATGGATGTGACGGACTTCTTCCTGCTCGACACCTACATGTATACGACAGTCTTTGATGAAAGCTTCGATCTTTATGGTCGCGGTGAGGAAAACCTGCAAAAGCTCCGCCGCAGCGCTCTGGAAAAATCCCTGAAAGCCGGTAACAACAAAAACTGGCAGGTGGCTCTTTATCCGGAAGGCGCAAGCAAGGCGGAATCCTCCTTCACGCTGAATGACTTCAGCGCTGAACGCTTCCATAAGAACCTGAAGCAGGCGATTCGCTTCTCTCGTATTCACGACTCTGTGGTCGGCGATATGTTCATCATCAAGAACTATCAGCAGGCGATGCTGGGTCATGCCTATATGCTGACCGCGACCGATGGCCGTGTTCTGGTCTACGGTTCGGATGAGAATGTAAAAGTGAACGCAGGTGCGGATTATAAGGAAAAAGTCGTACTGGCCGCCAACCGTTTCCGTCAGGAAGCCGGTCGTCTGCCTTATTCCGATCGCTTCCAGGGCAAGGATTTCTGTGACAACTGCGAGCGGAATGATCTTCTCTTCGTCGATCGCGGTGATCAGGCTCTGGCGATTCTTTATTCCGGCGAAGAGGCTCTGGCTCTTAAGAACCTGAAATTCCCCAGCCTGAAAGCCGGCTGCTATGTGGAACTGATGAGCGGCCGCCGCTTCGAAGTGAAGGCGGATCAGTCCGTGCTGCGTCCCCGTTCATCGACCGAACCGACCCTGCCGGGCCGCTCGGCTGCCTTTATTCTGCCCGCCGCGTGCGAAGACAAGGAAGTTTTGGCTGATATCAGTTTCACCCGCGAAACCGGAAAAACAGCCCAGGCTGAATTGCCGGAATACCCGGTTTACCTGATGGGCAGCTTCAACTCCTGGTCGGTGGATGCCGCCTACGAACTGGAGCCTTTGGATGATTCCTGCCTGGGTGCCACCGTCGCGATGCGCGCAGGTCAAAAAATCTTCAAGTTTGCCGACGCGGGCTGGAAAAAACTCGATATCGGCAGCCGTGATGGCAACGCTCTGGTATGGAACCAGGAAACACGCACGCTCAACAAATTCGGTGAGCTGAACGAAACACCTGGAAACCTCGTGCTCGAACTGAGTGAAGATCAGAACGTCACGATCAAACTTTGCCAGCCCACCACCACCTTTCCGAAATTGACAGTCACAGCGGCTGCGAAATAA